A region of the Leucobacter komagatae genome:
CGCGATCGTTGACGGCGCTGGCGAACTCACGTATGCGGCGTTCAAACGCCTCGTCGATCGCGCGGCCCTCGGGTTTATCGACCTCGGGGTCGAGCCTGGCGACACGGTTTCCATCCAGTTGCCCAACCGCCGCGAGTGGCTGATCGCCCACTACGCTGCGGTGCGCGTTGGCGCCGTAACCAGCCCCCTGATCCCGATCTACCGCGATCGCGAGGTCTCCTACATGCTGCGGAAATCGCGCGCCAAGGTGCTGGTGACCGCCGCCGAGTTCCGGGGTTTTGACTACCCTGAGATGATCTCGCGGCTCCGCCCGAACCTGCCCAGCCTCGAGCACGTGCTCGTGGTCGACTCAAACGGTGATTCCCCAGACGGCACGCGCAGCTGGGAATCGTTCATCGATACGCCGTGGGAGGAGACCGTCTCGCCTTCCGAGTTTGCGGCCAGGCGCCCGAACCCGAACGATGTCGCCCTGCTCATGTTTACGTCGGGCACGACGGGCCAGCCGAAGGGTGTGATGCACACCCACAACACGCTGATCGCGGGGGCCCTCCCCTGGCCTGACAGGCTCGGCATGAACGAGACCTCGGTGATTCACATGGCCTCGACGTTCGGCCACCTCACCGGCTACCTGTACGGCGTCTCGCTACCGATCATCCTCGGCGGCACGGGCGTCTTCCAGGCAACGTGGGACGTCGAGGAGTTCCTCGGGCTCGTCGAGCGATACGGCATCGAGCACACGTCGGGCGCGACGCCCTTCCTCCACGACCTCATCAGCTCCGACGGCCTCGAGCACAGGGACCTGTCCTCGCTCAAGCGCTTCTGCTGCATGGGCGCCCCGATTCCGCGGGTCTATGTCGAACGGGCGAACAGCCTCCTCTCGTCGATGTCGGTGTTCGGCGGGTGGGGCCAGACCGAGTGCTGCCTCGCAACGATGGGAACCCCGCAGGACCCGACCGACAAGATCGTCAACACCGACGGCCGGGCTCTTCCCGGGATGGCGGTTCGGGTCGTCTCGCAGCACGGCGAGGCCGTGCCCGCCGGCGTTGAGGGCGACCTGCAGGTGCGCGGCCCGTTCCTCTTCCAGGGGTACCTCGGCAAGCTCCGCCAGACGAGGCAGGAGTTCGACGGCGAGTGGTTCAAGACCGGCGACATCGCGACGATGGATGAGGAGGGGTATATCCGGATCGCGGGGCGCACGAAAGACGTCATCATTCGTGGCGGCGAGAACATTCCCGTCGCCTACGTCGAGAACGTGCTCTACGAGCACACCGACATCCGAGACGTTGCGGTCATCGCGCTGCCGCACCCTCGCCTCCAGGAGATCGCGTGCGCGG
Encoded here:
- a CDS encoding AMP-binding protein, translating into MASRDTAGAPLFESLITDEQVTTLTEAGWWQNRLITDYLDAASAASPNGLAIVDGAGELTYAAFKRLVDRAALGFIDLGVEPGDTVSIQLPNRREWLIAHYAAVRVGAVTSPLIPIYRDREVSYMLRKSRAKVLVTAAEFRGFDYPEMISRLRPNLPSLEHVLVVDSNGDSPDGTRSWESFIDTPWEETVSPSEFAARRPNPNDVALLMFTSGTTGQPKGVMHTHNTLIAGALPWPDRLGMNETSVIHMASTFGHLTGYLYGVSLPIILGGTGVFQATWDVEEFLGLVERYGIEHTSGATPFLHDLISSDGLEHRDLSSLKRFCCMGAPIPRVYVERANSLLSSMSVFGGWGQTECCLATMGTPQDPTDKIVNTDGRALPGMAVRVVSQHGEAVPAGVEGDLQVRGPFLFQGYLGKLRQTRQEFDGEWFKTGDIATMDEEGYIRIAGRTKDVIIRGGENIPVAYVENVLYEHTDIRDVAVIALPHPRLQEIACAVVTLQNPDAVFELEDLKSFFNEKGVAKPYWPERVVVMDALPRTPSGKIQKFVLRQALADAAIH